From Solibaculum mannosilyticum:
TAGCCGTCCGCTGATAACCGGTCAACGTGTCATTGATAGTCTCCTCCCTATTGCCAAGGGCGGTACGGCCGCCATTCCTGGAGGGTTTGGCACTGGTAAAACTATGACCCAGCATCAGTTGGCGAAATGGTGCGACGCCGATATCATTGTCTACATCGGCTGCGGTGAGCGCGGCAATGAGATGTCCCAGGTATTGGAGGAGTTCAGTGAGCTCATTGACCCCAAGTCCAATCGTCCCCTGACCGATCGCACTGTGCTTATTGCCAACACTTCCAATATGCCCGTAGCTGCCCGTGAAGCTTCCATTTATACCGGCATTACTTTAGCTGAGTATTATCGGGATATGGGATATCATGTGGCTATTATGGCCGATTCAACTTCCCGTTGGGCTGAGGCGCTGCGTGAAATTTCTGGACGTCTGGAAGAAATGCCGGCGGAAGAAGGCTTCCCAGCCTATCTGCCGTCCCGTCTTTCCGAATTCTACGAACGAGCCGGCTATATGAAAACACTGGGCGGAAAAGAGGGTTCGGTCACTGTTATTGGCGCTGTTTCACCACAGGGTTCTGACTTCTCCGAACCGGTTACACAGAATACCAAACGTTTTACTCGCTGCTTCTGGGCGCTGGATAAATCACTTGCCTACAGCCGTCATTATCCTGCCATCAATTGGATGACCAGCTACAGCGAATATATCAACGATCTCACTCCGTGGTATCAGGAACATGTGGACAAGGATTTCATGAAGTGCCGGGCGCAGATCAACTCCCTGCTTCAAGAGGAGAATCAGCTGATGGAAATCGTCAAGTTGATTGGTGCAGATGTTCTTCCTGACGATCAAAAACTGATTATCGAAACAGCAAAGGTGATCCGTGTAGGATTCTTGCAGCAAAACGCATATCATAAGGATGATACTTATGTCCCGATGGAAAAACAAATGAAGATGATGCAGGTCATTTTGCATCTTTACTCCCGTGCTAAACACCTGGTCAATACTTCGGTTCCAATTTCCAGAGTGATTGAAACGGGACTCTTTGATAAATTGACCCGTATGAAGTATGACGTTCCAAATGATGAGGTATCCAAGCTGGATGATTACATCCAGGAGATCGACGATACCATCGCTAAGTTAACGGAATAAAGGAGGGCGCAATCCTATGATATTGGAACACATTGGCTTAAAAGAGATCAATGGCCCTCTCATCGTGCTGGATGATGTGGACAATGCTTCTTTTGAAGAGATGGTGGAAATCCGACTGGATTCAGGCGAAGTGAGGACAGGCCGTATTGTCCAGATCGACGGCCGTCGTGTCATCATTCAGGTGTTTGAAAACACCAGGGGGATTTCGCTGAAGAACACTCGTACTCGTCTTTCAGGACATCCCATGGAATTGCCTCTGTCGCCGGAAATCCTGGGTCGCGTGTTTGACGGCGCAGGCCGTCCCATCGATGGACTGGGTGAAATTTATCCGGAAAAACGTGCCGACATCAACGGCATGCCCATGAATCCCGTATGCCGTGCCTATCCTCGAAATTATATCAACACTGGTATTTCTTCCATCGATTGCCTGATGACCCTGATCCGTGGTCAGAAGCTTCCGATCTTCTCTGGCTCTGGTATGTCCCATGACGACTTGGCGGTACAGATTGTCCGTCAGGCCCGTATTTCGGATGAGGACAACGCTGATTTTGCCATTGTATTTGCGGCGATGGGTGTTAAGAACGACGTTGCACAGTATTTTCGCCGTTCGTTTGAGGATTCGGGTGTATTGTCCCGCGTAGTCATGTTTTTGAATTTGTCCAATGACCCCATCATTGAACGTATCGTCACTCCGCGTTGCGCCTTAACAGCGGCGGAATATCTGGCTTTTGAGAAGGATATGAATATCCTGGTCATCATGACGGATATGACTTCTTATGCTGAGGCAAACCGTGAATTCTCCTCCTCCAAGGGAGAGATTCCAGGTAGAAAGGGATATCCTGGTTACCTTTACTCCGACTTGGCTTCGTTGTATGAGCGTGCCGGAATGATCAAAGGTAAAAAAGGCTCGGTGACACAGATTCCCATTCTCACCATGCCGAATGATGATATTACCCATCCTGTCCCAGACTTGACTGGATATATCACAGAAGGTCAGATTGTTCTGGATCGTAATCTGGACAACAAAGGGATTTATCCCCCAGTGTCGGTCCTTCCCTCCCTTTCCCGCTTGATGAAGGACGGCATCGGCGAAGGCTATACCCGCGAAGATCACTCGGCATTGGCGAATCAGCTGTTTGCCTCTTATGCCCGGGTACAGGATGCCCGTTCCTTGGCGTCGGTTATCGGCGAGGAGGAGCTCTCCCCCATCGATAAACGCTATATTGAATTCGGCAAAGCTTTTGAAAATCTTTTCCTGAACCAAGGCCATATGGACAACCGTACTATTCAGCAGACGCTGGATTTGGGTTGGCAGCTTTTAACCATGCTGCCCAAAGAGGAATTGGATCGTGTGGACAGCAAGATCCTGGAAAAGTACTACAAAGAGAAAACAGCTCCAGAGGCTGTGCCGACGGGAAGTGATGCGAAGTGAATCAACAGATTTCCCCTACCAAAGGCAATCTGATGGACACCAAGCGATCCCTTGCCCAAGCAAAACTGGGGTTTGAGCTTTTGGATCGAAAACGTAATATTTTGATCCGAGAAGTGATGCTCATGATCGATAAAGCGAAAACCATTCAAGAACGCATCGATATGACCTACGCAGAGGCATATTTGGCTCTCCAGCAGGCCAATATTTCCTTGGGCATCTGTGATGAGATTGCATCCACTGTGCCGGTAGAAAATGGGCTTGAGATTCAATACCGCAGTGTCATGGGAGTGGAGATCCCTATGGTACATTTGGAGAGCACCGTGCCCCAAGTATACTATGGTTTTGAATCCTCCAACTCTTTGCTGGATGAAGCTTATTTTAAATTTGATGCGGTTAAAAAATTGACGGCTGAACTGGCTGAAGTGGAAAATAGTGTCTATCGTTTGGCCAACGCCATCCGAAAGACGCAAAAGCGTGCCAATGCTTTGAAAAATATTATGATTCCCCGTTTTGAAGAAACCGTCAAGTTTATCACCAATGCTTTGGATGAAAAAGACAGAGAAGAATTCTCTCGTCTGAAGGTCATTAAACGCCAAAAGAGTTCCAAAGCTGGATAAGATAAAAGGTTTAAATATGTGTTTTTTGGATACAATAGACTCTGCGAAGTGATTTTCGCAGAGTCTATTTTTTTGACCGTAATGGTTATAAATAGGCTTGTGACAAGAAATGAGTTTTTTTCAAATTGGTAGAATAAAGCAATGTGAAATGGCTCATACTATAGGCAAAACGCATAACAAGGAGTTGAATCAAATGCTGGACAAGATTTCTTTGATCTTGGTCATCATCGGCGCCATCAACTGGGGCAGCATCGGTATCTTCCAATTTGATATCGTTGGCTGGCTGTTTGGTGGCCAGGGAGCTGCTGTCAGCCGTGTGATCTTCACATTGGTCGCTTTGGCTGGATTGTGGTGCATCTCCCTCCTGTTCCGGGATCGAGACACTGTGGAATCCAGAGACTAAAGTCCCCATAGAAAAAGAAGGAGAGACAGCGTACAAACACGCTGTCTCTCCTTCTTTTCTTATTCAATAGTGATTTAGATCGATTGCTCAACCAAAGCTTTGGTATCCCGTGCAATGAGGAGCTCCTCATTGGTGGGGATGACGTATACTTTAATTTTGGAGTTGGAAGTAGAGAGCTCGCCTTCCTTACCCCGGCAGCATGTCTTATTGAAATCGTAATCGATGTCTACACCGAAGAACGACATGTTTTTGCAAACATCGGCACGGATCAGATCGCCGTTTTCGCCTAAGCCACCAGTAAATACAATGGCATCCACGCCGTTCATAGCGGCGATGTAGGAGCCGATGAACTTACGCACTTGATAGAAGAACATATCCTGAGAGAGAATGGCCAGCTCATTCCCCTGCTCTGCGGCAATTTCAATATCACGGTTATCGCTGGAGATACCAGTGACACCCAACATGCCCGATTTCTTATTGAGGATATCAGACATCTGCTGAGGAGTGAGATTTTCTTTTTCCATGATAAAGGTAACCACCGACGGATCCAAAGAACCGGAACGGGTACCCATAATAAAGCCATCCAAAGGAGTGAGGCCCATGGAAGTATCCACCACCTTGCCGTGGTCAATGGCAGTGATGGAAGATCCGTTGCCCAGATGGCAGGTAATGAGCTTGAGATCCTTCAGATCCTTACCCATGATTTCAGCACAGCGATGGCTGACATAACGGTGAGAAGTACCGTGAAAGCCGTAACGGCGCACCTGGTACTTTTCATAGTACTCCCGCGGAATGGCAAACATATAAGCCTTGGGAGGCATAGTGGAATGGAAAGAGGTATCGAACACAACAACTTCCGGAACTTCCGGACCAAACACTTCGCGGCAGGCTAAGATACCCTCCAGATGAGCTTTGTTGTGCAGAGGGGCCAGCGGAATGAGGCTTTCAATGCCGTCGATGACCTTTTGATCCACCAGTTCAGACTTCTTAAAGATAGCGCCGCCTTGCACGATACGGTGACCCACAGCGGCGATTTCACTCATGTCGCTGATGACAGCACCTTCACCGGTGGTCAGTACCTTCTGGACCTCCTTGAAAGCGGCTGTATGGTTTTTCAGCTCGATCTCATAACTGAACTTACGGCCGTCACCGGTACGATGGGTGATCTTACCGCCTACACCGATTCGTTCAGCATTGCCTTTGGCCAGAACGCTCTCATCGGTCATATCAATCAGCTGATATTTGAGAGAAGAACTGCCTGCATTGATGACAAGAATTTTCATGTTTGCCTATGCCCTCCTAAGACTTATGGCTATGGGGATTGAATCACACAGCCATCCAGTGTAAAATAATTCAGGTATCTTATTTATAATATTACAAATAACTGCAACTTTCAAGCGGTTTTAGCAGGAAGATGGGGTGAAAATATGAAAATTGTCGGAATTGTGGCGGAATACAATCCATTTCATTATGGGCATCTCCATCATATCCTGGAAACGAAGAAAAAAGGGGCAACTCATATCGTGGCGGTGGTCAGCGGACATTTTGTCCAGCGAGGGGAACCGGCCATTATCAGTAAGTTTGCGAGGACAAAAATGGCGCTTGCAAATGGCGTGGACTTGGTATTGGAGCTTCCTCTTCCGTGGAGTATGTCTTCCGCCGAGGGGTTTGCCCTTGGCGCCATATCCATCCTCCGAGGCCTTGGATGTGTGGGCGGGTTTAGTTTTGGCAGCGAATGCGGGAACCTGGAAGCTCTTAAACAGGCGGCTTTTGCCTGCGACAGTCCAAAAGCTTTAGAGGCTCTCCCCTATTATCTGGGACAGGGTCTCTCCTTTCCTTTTGCCCGGCAGAAAGCTGTCTCACAGATATTCGGTGAAAATATTGCAGACGTTCTTCAAAATCCAAACGACCAGCTAGGCATAGAATATTTGCGAGCAGCGCATCGCCTTCATTGGGATTCCCACCCTATCTGTATCGCACGTGCAGGTGTACAGCATGATCAAAACAGCTCTCATCGTCATTTTGCCAGCGCATCACTGCTGCGCCAATGGATGATGAAAGGATTTCTAGATCAAGTGGAATGCTTTATGCCGTCTGCCGCCTTTGAAATTTTGAAAGAGCAGTGGGATCAAGGTGCAGCACCCTCATCCTTACAGAACCTTGACCGGTGCGTATTGGCCCGCCTGCGGACCATGGAGCCTGAGGAACTGGCTCTGTGTCCGGATGTTTCTGAAGGCTTGGAATATCGGATTCTTCAGGCAGCTAAGAAGGCTCAAAATCTCCCGCAGCTTTATGACATGGTCAAAACAAAGAGGTACACCCATTCTAGAATCCGGCGCATTTGTATGGCAGCATTTTTACAGCTGCCAGCAGGGCTGTCCAGACAGCTTCCTCCTATCGTCCGGGTTTTGGGAATGAACCATAGAGGGAAGGAAATACTATCCCTAGCTGCGCAAGAATCCACCATGCCTATTGTAAGCCGCTCTAAGGAGCTTTTAATGCAAAATGGATTTCCGGCCCAGGTAGTCGAGCTGGAATGCAGGGCAGGCAATTTATGGGGACTATGTACGCCAAGGATCCTCCCCAGTGATATGGATTTGACTGCCAAACTGACGGTATTATAATAAAGAAAAAAGGATGTCCACTTTTTGGATGGACATCCTTTTTTTCATTTAAAAGCAGTTTTGTGGCTTTACGGTCTCATGTTTTCAAACTTCTGCTTTGCCTGAGTGACCTGGGCCTGATCGGCCTGCTGGAGAGGATACCAGCCGCGTTTCTGCATCTCAGTAAAGACGTCGGCTTGAATCATGTGCTCATCCTGAAGGATGGCCAGGAAATCGTTGCGGATCTCCGGGGCAGCACATTCGTTGGCAAAGACGTTATATGCTCCAGAAATCATTTTCTGAGTATCCAGAGCGTCATTGAGAAGTTCCTTGTCGCCTAAAATAGCTCCTTGATTCTGCTGATCCATTGTGAGTCTCCTCCTTAGCTTAAATGGCTTAACAAGCGGTTGTAATGATCCAGATGTTTGGATGCGATCTGTTCACAGGAAGCCTTGATCTGCGGATCATTGGTCATACAGGCATAGCATTTGTACTTCTTCACGAGAAGCTGTTCTTTACTGAGCTGATCTTCAATGGCCGACAGCTCTTTTGAGGTTAAATTGGGCATGCATATACACTCCTTTGTTTCATGGATGTACCTTTATTTTCTCCGCTCTCCCCTTGTTTATTCGGGCAAAACAAAAACGAGGGAAGATGCTTGTCGCACCAACCCTCGTTTTTTATTTCGGAAACCGGATCAGGCTATGTTGCCTCTCTGCGGTCGGCATCGGAAGTGCCGAGGCCAAAGCTGACTGACAAAGCCTGATCGATTTGTTCCATTGATTTGCCGTCCAAACGCCCCATCCGCTCTTTGAGACGCCGTTTATCCAAAGTGCGGATCTGCTCCAGCAAGACGATGGAATCACGACACAGCCCGGAATGGCTGGAATTAAGCTGGATGTGAGTGGGTAGTTTGGTTTTATCCTTTTGGCTTGTGATGGCGGCCGCAATGACTGTAGGACTAAAGCGGTTGCCGATGTCGTTCTGAACGATCAGAACCGGACGAACTCCACCCTGTTCGGAACCTACCACAGGGCTGAGATCCGCGTAATAGATGTCTCCCCTTTTGACATTCATCATGAGTCACTCTCCATTGCTTTGAATGCTTTCTGTCAGTATTTTTACCCGTTTTTCCCGCAATTAATCATGCAAAAAACCAGGGGAAAATTTTTTGCCTGTTGTCCCATCGCTTGCTTGCAGGAAAGGACGTGCTTGACAGAAGGGACATACTGTCCGTTTCATTCTATGTCATGGATAGATGATGTGTGTCTAACTCTTTGTCTGTCTTAGTCAAAGCATTGCAAATAGAAATAAAAAGTCTACAGCTGGGATTGTAAAACAGCTGTAGACTTTTTTATTTATCCAAATGTTCAAGCCCTTTGCTTGGCGCGGGGATGACAATTTTGATACACATCTTTAAAGCGTTCCTGGACGACTTGGGCATACACTTGGGTGGAAGAAATATCCACATGCCCCATCATTTCTTGAATGTCTTTCAATTGGGCGCCGTTTTCCAACAGATGAGCTGCGAAAGAATGGCGTAAAGTGTGGGGAGTGATGTCCTTATCGATGTGAGCCGATTGGGCACAAGATTTAATAATCTTCCAAAAACCCTGCCGTGTCAATCTTTGGCCATTGAGATTCAGAAAGAGTGCATTTTCCGAATCCGAGGCGGCGATAACAGCGCGTACCCTAGAAACGTAGTCGGATACAGCTTCCACCGCTGTAGGATAAATCGGAATAACACGCCCGCTACGAGAACCGCGGCAATGCAGAATACCTACCTCCAGGTTGACATCTCCAACGTCTAAATGAACCAATTCACTTACTCGGATACCTGTGGCATACAGAAGCTCCAGCATAGCTTTGTCCCGGCATCCTTTAAACTCAAGGGGATTTGGTGCATTTAGAAGCCGTTCAATTTCCTGACTATTTAAAATTTGAGGCAGTTTCTTTTGTGCTCGTTCAACCTTGATTTCCTTGGCAGGATTCTGATCCATATATCCAAACAACATAAGATACTGATAGAAGCTGCGCAAAGAAGCTAAACTG
This genomic window contains:
- a CDS encoding V-type ATP synthase subunit A, with translation MAEKNVVYSINGPVVTVKDTKAFSMLEMVYVGHKGLVGEVIGITDQFTTIQVYEVTTGLRPGEPVKGTGAPMSVLLGPGIISNIFDGIERPLRSVAEEEGAFIGEGCNISALDEEKLWDVTIEVKPGDQVSGGSVYASCPETALITHYCTIEPNMAGQVTWVAPNGQYKIHDTVVKIKDQKGREQELSLCHRWPIRVPRPVAERMPASRPLITGQRVIDSLLPIAKGGTAAIPGGFGTGKTMTQHQLAKWCDADIIVYIGCGERGNEMSQVLEEFSELIDPKSNRPLTDRTVLIANTSNMPVAAREASIYTGITLAEYYRDMGYHVAIMADSTSRWAEALREISGRLEEMPAEEGFPAYLPSRLSEFYERAGYMKTLGGKEGSVTVIGAVSPQGSDFSEPVTQNTKRFTRCFWALDKSLAYSRHYPAINWMTSYSEYINDLTPWYQEHVDKDFMKCRAQINSLLQEENQLMEIVKLIGADVLPDDQKLIIETAKVIRVGFLQQNAYHKDDTYVPMEKQMKMMQVILHLYSRAKHLVNTSVPISRVIETGLFDKLTRMKYDVPNDEVSKLDDYIQEIDDTIAKLTE
- a CDS encoding tRNA(Met) cytidine acetate ligase, with amino-acid sequence MKIVGIVAEYNPFHYGHLHHILETKKKGATHIVAVVSGHFVQRGEPAIISKFARTKMALANGVDLVLELPLPWSMSSAEGFALGAISILRGLGCVGGFSFGSECGNLEALKQAAFACDSPKALEALPYYLGQGLSFPFARQKAVSQIFGENIADVLQNPNDQLGIEYLRAAHRLHWDSHPICIARAGVQHDQNSSHRHFASASLLRQWMMKGFLDQVECFMPSAAFEILKEQWDQGAAPSSLQNLDRCVLARLRTMEPEELALCPDVSEGLEYRILQAAKKAQNLPQLYDMVKTKRYTHSRIRRICMAAFLQLPAGLSRQLPPIVRVLGMNHRGKEILSLAAQESTMPIVSRSKELLMQNGFPAQVVELECRAGNLWGLCTPRILPSDMDLTAKLTVL
- a CDS encoding V-type ATP synthase subunit B; this translates as MILEHIGLKEINGPLIVLDDVDNASFEEMVEIRLDSGEVRTGRIVQIDGRRVIIQVFENTRGISLKNTRTRLSGHPMELPLSPEILGRVFDGAGRPIDGLGEIYPEKRADINGMPMNPVCRAYPRNYINTGISSIDCLMTLIRGQKLPIFSGSGMSHDDLAVQIVRQARISDEDNADFAIVFAAMGVKNDVAQYFRRSFEDSGVLSRVVMFLNLSNDPIIERIVTPRCALTAAEYLAFEKDMNILVIMTDMTSYAEANREFSSSKGEIPGRKGYPGYLYSDLASLYERAGMIKGKKGSVTQIPILTMPNDDITHPVPDLTGYITEGQIVLDRNLDNKGIYPPVSVLPSLSRLMKDGIGEGYTREDHSALANQLFASYARVQDARSLASVIGEEELSPIDKRYIEFGKAFENLFLNQGHMDNRTIQQTLDLGWQLLTMLPKEELDRVDSKILEKYYKEKTAPEAVPTGSDAK
- a CDS encoding spore coat protein; translated protein: MDQQNQGAILGDKELLNDALDTQKMISGAYNVFANECAAPEIRNDFLAILQDEHMIQADVFTEMQKRGWYPLQQADQAQVTQAKQKFENMRP
- a CDS encoding acetate/propionate family kinase; protein product: MKILVINAGSSSLKYQLIDMTDESVLAKGNAERIGVGGKITHRTGDGRKFSYEIELKNHTAAFKEVQKVLTTGEGAVISDMSEIAAVGHRIVQGGAIFKKSELVDQKVIDGIESLIPLAPLHNKAHLEGILACREVFGPEVPEVVVFDTSFHSTMPPKAYMFAIPREYYEKYQVRRYGFHGTSHRYVSHRCAEIMGKDLKDLKLITCHLGNGSSITAIDHGKVVDTSMGLTPLDGFIMGTRSGSLDPSVVTFIMEKENLTPQQMSDILNKKSGMLGVTGISSDNRDIEIAAEQGNELAILSQDMFFYQVRKFIGSYIAAMNGVDAIVFTGGLGENGDLIRADVCKNMSFFGVDIDYDFNKTCCRGKEGELSTSNSKIKVYVIPTNEELLIARDTKALVEQSI
- a CDS encoding spore coat protein: MPNLTSKELSAIEDQLSKEQLLVKKYKCYACMTNDPQIKASCEQIASKHLDHYNRLLSHLS
- a CDS encoding type II toxin-antitoxin system PemK/MazF family toxin, yielding MNVKRGDIYYADLSPVVGSEQGGVRPVLIVQNDIGNRFSPTVIAAAITSQKDKTKLPTHIQLNSSHSGLCRDSIVLLEQIRTLDKRRLKERMGRLDGKSMEQIDQALSVSFGLGTSDADRREAT
- a CDS encoding tyrosine recombinase produces the protein MDYLASFEQYLVDYKSLASNTLSSYRKDVECYLRFLDEQGILSPVEAGEDVIRRFIDKLQEAGRSPSTVTRSLASLRSFYQYLMLFGYMDQNPAKEIKVERAQKKLPQILNSQEIERLLNAPNPLEFKGCRDKAMLELLYATGIRVSELVHLDVGDVNLEVGILHCRGSRSGRVIPIYPTAVEAVSDYVSRVRAVIAASDSENALFLNLNGQRLTRQGFWKIIKSCAQSAHIDKDITPHTLRHSFAAHLLENGAQLKDIQEMMGHVDISSTQVYAQVVQERFKDVYQNCHPRAKQRA
- a CDS encoding V-type ATP synthase subunit D — protein: MNQQISPTKGNLMDTKRSLAQAKLGFELLDRKRNILIREVMLMIDKAKTIQERIDMTYAEAYLALQQANISLGICDEIASTVPVENGLEIQYRSVMGVEIPMVHLESTVPQVYYGFESSNSLLDEAYFKFDAVKKLTAELAEVENSVYRLANAIRKTQKRANALKNIMIPRFEETVKFITNALDEKDREEFSRLKVIKRQKSSKAG
- a CDS encoding DUF378 domain-containing protein — protein: MLDKISLILVIIGAINWGSIGIFQFDIVGWLFGGQGAAVSRVIFTLVALAGLWCISLLFRDRDTVESRD